The genomic interval CATGTTTAAGGGAACAGATTTTGTTCCCTTATCCACGCTGGTATTTAAATTCAGAATCCAGTCACATTCCTTGgtgcatttttacatttgactcCTCAGTTAGTGTACTAATGGAAGTGGCTCCGAGTCAGGTCTGATCACACTGCTGTTAGAACATGGAGAACCCAAACGCATTATGAACAACATGAAGTGCATAATATATGTGAGTAAATGTACGAGCTGACATTCATTGTGGGACATTCACTGCCCTCTCTCCTCCAACCTGCATGTCCTAACTGGTAAATGTCCAAACATGTGCTGAATATTAAATAGAGTTAGTGTATAGGACTCAACATGTCGGATGGTTAAACTTGCACACTATTAGTATATAGCTTGAAGAATGTATATGCTTTCAATATAGTGCCTTCTCACTATTCTAGGTCACCAAGGATTATGGATACATTTATAGAATTTAGCAAGAATACAAAACCACAGGTTCCTCTCCTACTATTCAATAAACTCAAAAGGCACAATAAGAAGgattttccttaaaaaaaacaatgtacagCCTCCCACAAAAATAACCCCTCAATCATCACTTATGTATAAAGTGTGTGGCAGCATCTGAGACCCTGCCCTctctttacttttcattttgctgTGTTTGGGACGTTTCTGGGCATCAACCTCTATAAAACCGTAGCGAATCAAGTGGAAGGTCGTAAgcatccaagaggaagctacAAAAATGTCAAGACACattgcagaaaaaaaaactgcaaatatAGCGAGGCAAAATGCCAAGCGGACAAAGCTCGTTCCAAAACGCTGGAGAACACTGTAACCCTCGTAGAGGAGGGGCCAACTTTGACcaatcctactcattgtgcctttaaagtCAGTTCATTTAAGGAAGGTGCTTAAACTGAACTCCTCTTATACAAACTAAGAATAACACTAAGTAGATATACACTCAGTAACCAGAAAAATCAGCACTGTGTCAGACCATTTCTGGCTGCTACATTTGGCGGGACTCAAAggaactataataataataataataataataataataataataataataataataataataataaattgtatttataaagcgcctttcaaagctaaaagcaatctcaaggcactaaaatacaggacaacaacaaaaacaacagacataagatccATAAAACTGTGAGTGGAGGCCCCCCTGCATCCAGGTTCAGCTGGTATAAGGGGACTGAAATAGTGTAAGAGGTGTATTGCGGCAGGTCAATAACATCATTGTATTATGTAGTGACACACTATATCCACTTCTTCTGCAGTGACAGGGTTTCTATTTTTCTCATCACTGAATAAATGTAATACTGTTATGGTCTGACATCAGTAACATATACAGCACACTGAGTGGTGGCCAGCGCCACATGCTGGCACCTGACTGCAGCGTTTTAAGCTTCAACTTCGAGCCGACATTTCTTAGGACGCTTTCACACTGGGTTTGCGTTTTTGAATTTTGAACTTGAATCTGCCCGCCCTCCTCTGTCCTAAGCCTGCGGCTCAGATAGTTTTTCCAGTCTGTGCTAATGCTTTACTCATCAGCAGCTGCTGACCACTGTTGCCTGCAAAAAaagttttgtgtctgttttgacATGCAGGCGCAAAATGGAGAATAATGACAGAGAGATGTAACCATGAGCGAGTAGAGCGCAGCCACCTGTGTGGGCTGCAAAGAAGCAACAGTCGGGGATGAAGACACGTCTGCTAGTGTGAAAGCACCCTAAGTTATGAGGATCACTCATAACAATGTGCTCATTCTACAGAGACATGGACAAAAGAAAGCTATGTACATTGTAGTGCATGTTAATAAAATGACTGTGTAACTCTCATACTGGAGGCTAGCATGTGGACATAGTGATGAGTCAAACATTGGAAAGTAACATTTgacttgaaatgttttttcagtGGATTTGAAGAGGCAacaaattattcattattacataagaaaacatgcaaaatcTTATCAACATATATTAGAAATGTTAAAGGGAAACTTTGATATTTTCAATCTGGACCCTATTCTCTAATGGGGACAACTATTTTTGAAATTGCTGCAGCCAGCCGCCGAGAAACAGGCTGAAATGTAATCCTCTGGGGAAATTAGGCACCGTACTTAGCTTAGGAAGACTTAGCTACTTATATGCTTAAAATAGTGgtgaattaattaaatgtgtaatGAAATGTGACTGCATGGAACTGCAGTTTATAATAACTAGTTTAAAATCTGCACTATGAGCAATGTCTTAGTAAATATACTAACGTGATGCCTTCAGTCATGAGGGATTCTAGCAGTGAACATTTTATCCAAAAATGTAAGAGTGGACATGCAGGAGGTGGATGGGGAACGACAGGAcgtcctgtgtgtgtctatgagtACTGATAGAAAGGTTGTTCGTCAGGTCTGAAGCCGTAGGCAGTAGCTGGGCGTCCAGGTGATGAGCTGGTCTGGTCGAAGACATCGCTGCCATCTCTGGAAGACAAAGACAGTCAAATCAACAGACAATCAGCTGGAGAGGATAAGaatttatatgtaaataaatacaaataggtAGTTTAAGTCTGATCCTAAATCTAGCTAAATTCAAATTGCATATTTGTGCgtacgtgtgcatgtgtgtgtgtgcattgtctGATGTTTTAAGATGTTTACGTTACCAGATAATCAATGCCTGGCAGTCTGCTCTTTACAGTTTACAGATAATCTTTAGGCAATAAGTTTGCTGGCCACATTCCCTTCTGATAGTTTGTGGGGGaaactagaattaccgcctcgcagttgtatgcctccgccaaccagtcaTGTGGCAGTTTACAtctaccgtaatttccggactataagccgcgactttttccccattttgcgaccctgcggcttatataacagtgcggcttatctatggatttttacagctaacggccactaggggaattcctaaatctatggattttacaggttacagtccaccggatgcagggaaagagcgcgcaaaagtagcgagtggtacgagagacagacggacattacgagagcgaggcagtgtgtgagacaccctcattatggaaatatatatatttatttcgaggagtcttattttgttaaatatgcttttatgttgatactcctgaaaccggatactcctgaaaccggcactttctgggggttcgcgccactttttcgggagacggaaagaaggataccctgaagagaggggtgcatgtccaaaaaccccgactgtggagttaccgtatgatgatgacttccatgtgtttcttctgtttcaacggtaatttatggacaaattaaggaaaacaccaacggtcagagacaataaatgctgattgaacaggcagaagttctccatcgttatttcctggttctacacaacacaacgcagagtcgatcgtggtgtcagctacagaccggctacatacacatcagtcaatttagcgtctgcggcttatagcccagtgcggcttatatatgtacaaattagtcaatttagcgtctgcggcttatagtcaggtgcggtttatagtccgaaaatgACGGTAtatctgtccaaaatgtcaaaatgtcatcatTCTTTCCTAATAGACATTTGTGTAAAAGTGTCATAATTAGcctatgaattcttgagttatggccaaaaacgtgtTTGGTGAGGTCACAGTGTCCTTGGTCTTTAACCATTTTTATCAGGTCATCCctgagtccaagtggacattAGTGCCAAAGTTTCCCTCCAGACGTTCCTGAGAGGTCGCATTCATGAGAATGTGCTGAATGGACAACACGCCCAGCCTCAGTTATCTCCAGGTGGGAAAgcactttctgacatttttcctAACTGCTGGTACAGTTTAAGCTGgtgaatatatttttctttaaccCAAACCAGTTTATCATGTTTCTGGTGTATGTTAACTCACCCTGTATGGTGCAAGTCTCCATTTTGAGGCTGTAGGTCATTGAAGAAATCTGGGCTGACTGAACCTTCTGCTGGAGTTAttccatctacacacacacacacaacacaacacaacacaacacaacacacacacacacacacacacacacacacacacacacacacacacacacacacacacacacacacacacacacacacacacacacacacacacacacacacactggtctcATAAGAAAATAAGACAATCCACACTGACACCAACAACTTGATTGTtggtgaataaataaaacaatatatttaaatgtgagttTCCTTCCTGTAAATTTCGCATGTAGTCAACTTTAAAACTATTATTGCCGCTGAATGCATGATAGTTTTAGTCAGCCTGGAGAGGACAATCTAGTACCATCCAAATGCTGGTAAAAACATGCAAGTGGCTGGTAGATTTGCATCACtcaaaagctaaaaaaaactgTAGTAATCGATTTAGTGGCTGGTATAACCTGAACATTCACTAgatcaggggtgcccacacttttttggcttgtgagctacttttaaaatgaccaggtctaagtgatctacctgtatgcTGCGACAGGGAGGACGGGACGGGGGGTGCTGTGCTGTCTGAGGTTCATGCGACGGGGGGGCACTTGAATttcgtatatgtatatacggtGCACGATCTACCCACACTACACTCGATCGcaatcgaccttttgggcatcCCTGCACTAGACATTTGGCCGTTTGACAAAAATAGTAATTTTGCACCCTGCATTatggtgaaaaacaaatgtactgaAACCAGCACGAGGATCTGTTGGTACAACAACTTCAAAGATTGTGGTTCACTTGATAATTCAGAATAGAAGATAAAATGACCAGCATGTgttttgcatgcatgtgtaccTGCGCTATAGAACAGGTCAGTCCTGTCGTTGTCGTTGTCATACAGATAAGGTTCAGACTCATCAGCTTGGCGACTCTCGACCATCTCCAACCACTGGTTGTTATGGAAACGGAACTTCTCCGACTGAATTTTCCTGCCCCACTCCTCATCGTACTCCTGGAAGATGAGGGAATGAAGAATAGGATAAAGAAGTTAGAGAACAGCctacagaaaaatacaaagaaatgacTCTGATgtgttactgtgtttgtgttcgaCTTACAGCAATAATATCCAGGGTGTTGTCACACACTTTTCTGATCTCAGCATTCTTGTCATGCATCAGGTCGATCAGGTAGGCTGGAGCTTCTATGGAGaaggttaaagaaagaaattctGGTGGCTTGAGATTTTACAGTGTGTAAAAATGTTCTCACTCAGAAGCTGTAAACCCAGCTACAAGATTCTCATCATTCATCTTTAAATCTAAGCTGGACAGAGTGCACAGTGGGAAGGATACGGGTGTCTTTGATGATGACGTCACGTGTAGCTTGGTGAAACACCATCTGATAGAAGACGTAGACAATCTGACACACAAACTCATCATCCTCCTGTTGGGCTACATTCAACAAACACAAGAACATATGGAAAGCAGGTTTAATTAAGTAGTAGCTCTTAGCATGTTTCACATTGTCTGTGAgcactattaaaaaaaaaaaaaaaaaaatgatagtTAGAAATTAATAGGCATGTCTATAGTCAACCAGAGCATATTTTTGACAGGTTAATTTACAGTCTACAGATTATTTTAACATGGGTGCAGAAAGGAAGCAGGTGTGCTCATGTAAACCAATTGGGCTGTTCAGACAggacatgtgtgtttgtgtccagctGCGACGCTCTCAGAATGAATTAAAGAACAGGCGAGAAAGCAGGCTAATgagtattaaaaacattttaattcattcaGTTGCATCATCTGATCAGCCTTTTAAAAGACCAACAATGAAACTATTGAGGATTAATATAACAATAGCGATCGGTGGCTGATCGATTGGAGCACCAGACCTGATTAATCTGCAGCAATAAACTTCAGCAACgccaatataaaataaaaggcaAGACATTTCcaacacaaaacattacaattttTGCTCCTCTAAATGATGTAGCACTTTGAAATGCGACACCAAAGCTCATTGAGTCAATGTCGCGCCGGAGGAAAAGGAAAGCGCCATTTTGCAGTGgggtttttctttaaaaattaaCCAGTTAGTTACCGGTTAATAGATGTCGGGCTATCGAAAGAAAGAATTAACCGAAACTCTAACCATGACTTCATTGGGTTTTTGAATTTAAGCAAGAAAAGGGATTGCCGTTTCAGATGTCATCGTTaagagagtgtgagtgtattTTGGAGTACATCTGTACCTCACAACCTTTACACAACAGAGCACACCGTTTGAGATTCTGAAAATTCGAAATCTCAAACGGTGTGTAAACATTTATCACTCGCTGTGTTCACGAGTCTAAAACACAACATCTTGAAATAaaccacagctgtgtgtgtatgttaccATTCAGTAGCTCGATAAGAGCAGGAATAATGCCAGATTTAGCCAACATGGCGGCACAGGCGTCATCCATGGAAACTGTTCCGATCATTATCACCACTTCCAGGATGAGGTCATCCTCTGCTGAgcctaaaacacacaaagcacaagAACTGAGCATATTGAGCCAAATCAGGTAGTTTTGGTGAGCATATACTAGAGCCTGACTGATGTACCTGGTTTAAGTCTGTCTTTGAGGTAGGGTACCAGGTTGTACTCCTTCAGCACCAACTCCCAGTCCAGGTCAGGGATGGTGAGGTTGGCCAGCGTCCCCAGACACTCCAGAAcccactcctcctcttcctctgcacgGATCTCTGCTGCCAGGTCACCAACATAGTCCTGACAGACACAGAAGAGATCATTCACATCATGGCACTAAAACCCTCCAGTCAAATAAAAGACTGCTTCTACTGTTGGACTGCTACCACTTACACAAATACCAATACTAATCCTTAGAACAATACTTGGTCAAAACCTCAGTTTTTGGGAGtagttaatttatttttgttgagtATTTATAACTCACTATGAAAACTGGTTTGGTCAGTCCGTCATGTTGTGAGATGTTTCTGATCATCTTCATCAGAAGGCAGTCTTTCATCTTCAGAGCTCTCTTCATAAGCATCTTCAACCCATTtcctacagacagacagcaaaaacaaacagagactCCTGTATATTAAAACAGAAGTATTGTTTTTCCacaaacaattcaaatgaatagggtcaaacacacacaactctcgTTTGGCAAGAATCCAAGTCAAGACTCAACTCAATAGTAACACCAGCACTGACAGACAGTGGAAGATCTAAAAAATGTCAGTAGTCTGGAGGAATTCACAGAGACAGTGAGCCATTATGTCAGTGGTACTCATtgtgcggctcgccaagctttaattggtggctcgcgtggcaggaggctaaataaaggggtgatagatatgattatgcagtcaatacagatttcataaaaacaagcagggctattacatacaacccatcaaaaaactgaaagtgtctgctctatatctctctatctctatctatatagatatagatctagagatatagatatatatatttctatatctatatctatatatatatatatagatatagagatatagatatatatatatagatatagatctagagatatatatatatatatatatatatatatttctagatctatatatatatatatatatatatatataatatatatatatataaatatatagatctagaaatatatatatatatatatatatatagatatagatctagaaatatatatctctagatctatatatatatatacatatatatagatatagatctagaaatatatatatatatatatatatatatatatatatttctatatctatatatatatagatatagaaatatatatatatatctatatctttctatatctatatatctatatatttctatatctatatctatatatatatatatacatatatatatatatatatatatatatatatatatatatatatagatataaaacgacttcatgaaagaaaggaaaaggaaaggagagaccctgcccggaggaagcccggggcccccgtctggagccaggcccagagggagggcccgacagcgagcgcctggtggccgggtttgccacggagcccggtcgggcacagcccgaagaagctacgtggtgcctcccatccatccatcctgtgggcccaccactcatgggaaaaaccgctggggtcgggtgcgctgtcacatgggtggcagtgatggtcagggacctcgacggaccagacccgggcagcagaggctggctctggggacgtggaacgtcacctctctgtgggggaaggagccggaactagtgcgggaggtggatcgctaccagttggatctggtggggcttacctccacgcacagtcttggctctggaaccgtactcctggataggggttggactctattcttctccggagttgcccaaggtgtgaggcgtcgggccggggtggggatactcactagcccccggctgagcgccgctacgttggagtttatcccggtggacgagagggtcgcctccctacgcctccgggttatgggggggaaaactctgactgttgtttgtgcctatgccccaaaccgcagttctgagtattcggccttcttggagaccctgaatggagccctgcagggggctccagtaggggactccgtagtcttgctgggagacttcaacgcacacgtgggaaacgatggagacacctggagaggcgtgattgggaggaagggcctccctgatctaaacccgaacggtcgtttgttgttggacttctgtgctagccatggaatggccataacaaacaccatgttcgaacataaggatgctcataagtgcacgtggtaccagagcaccctaggccaaaggtcaatgatcgatttcgtaatcgtatcatctgacctgaggccgcatgttttggacactcgggtgaagagaggggcggagctgtcgactgatcaccatctggtggtgagttggatcaaggggtgggggaagactctggacagacctggtaaacccaaacgggtagtgcgggtgaactgggaacgtctggaggaagcccctgtcctggggatctttaactcacacctccggcggagcttttcagccatccctgtggaggttgggggcattgaacctgagtgggcgatgttcaaaacctctattgctgaagctgcggtgatgagctgtggtctcaaggtcttaggtgcctcaaggggcggtaaccctcgaacaccgtggtggaccccggtggtcagggaagccgtccgactgaagaaggagtccttccgggttatgttatccgggtggactccggaaacagttgcagggtatcgaaggactagaagggcggcagcttctgccgtgtcagaggcaaagcagcgggtgtgggagaagttcggagaagctatggagaaggactttcggtcggcaccaaggtgcttctggaaaaccatccggcacctcaggagggggaagcgagtaaccatccaagctgtgtacagcaagggtgggaccctgctgacttcaactgagaaggttatcggccggtggaaggagcactttgaggaactcctgaatccgactaacacgccctctatggttgaggcagagctggaagctgatgggggatcatcgtcaatttccctgatggaagtcactgaggtagtcaaacaactccacagtggcaaagccgcaggggttgatgagatccgtccagaaatgctgaaggctttgggtgttgaggggctgtcttggttgacacgcctcgtcaacattgcgtggaagtctgggacagtgcctaggggttggcagaccggggtggtggttcccctatttaaaaagggggaccagagagtgtgtgccaactacaggggtatcacacttctcagcctccctggtaaagtctactccaaggtactggaaaggagggttcggccggtagtcgaacctctgattgaagaggaacaatgcggattccgtcctggtcgtggaacaacggaccaactcttcactctcgcaaggatcctggagggggcctgggagtacgcccatcccgtctacatgtattttgtggatctggagaaggcgtatgaccgggtcccccgggtgatactgtgggaggtgctgcgggagtatggggtgagggggtcacttttgagggccatccaatccctgtacgcccaaagcgagagttgtgtccggatactcggcagtaagtcggactcgtttcccgtgaatgttggcctccgccagggctgcgctttatcaccaatcctgttcgtgattttcatggataggatatcgaggcgtagtcgtggaggagaggggttgcagttcggtgacctgaggatctcatcgctgctctttgcagatgatgtggtccttatggcatcatcggtctgtgaccttcaacagtcactggatcggttcgcagccgagtgtgaagcggttgggatgaggatcagcacctccaaatctgaggccatggctctcagcaggaaaccggtggattgcctactccgggtagggaataagccattaccccaagtgaaggagttcaagtacctcggggtcttgttcgcgagtgaggggacaatggagcgagagattggccggagaatcggagcagcgggggcggtattacagtcactttaccgcaccgttgtgacgaaaagagagctgagccagaaggcaaagctctcaatctaccggtcgatcttcgttcctaccctcacctatggtcatgaaggctgggtcatgaccgaaagaacgagatcacgggtacaagcggccgaaatgggttttctcagacgggtggctggcgtctcccttagagatagggtgagaagctcagccatccgtgagagactcggagtagagccgctgctcctttacgttgaaaggagccagttgaggtggttcgggcatctagtaaggatgccacctgggcgcctccctagggaggtgttccaggcacgtccagctgggaggagaccccggggaagacccaggactcggtggagagattatatctcctcattggcctgggaacgcctcaggatcccccagtcggagctggaggatgtggcccggagaagggaagattggggttccttactggagctgctgcccccgcgacccgattccggataagcggtagacgatggatggatggatggatatatatatatatagatatagatatatatatagaaataatatataataataattgttaaaagatgcaaatatagactagatatttaaacttgctcagcggaacactgatatctctagatctatatatatatatatatatatatatatatatatatatatatatattatatatatatatatatatatatatatatatatatatatatatatatatatatatatatatatatatctatctatctatctatctatctatctatatatatatatatatatatatatatatatatatatctatatatatatatatatatatatatattatatatatatatatatatatatatatatatatatatagatctagaatatatatatatatatatatatatatatatatatatatatatatatatagatatatatatatatatatatatatatatatatatatattctatagatagatagatatatatatatatatatatatatatatagaaataatatcagcactacaatggtgaatgtgctcttgaacgggtagatacatggtggtcTAGTATAGAAAAAATAAACGTACggtaattaaaaatatgttatcataagcattcttacgaatatggacatttgctaaaaaatcatttataatcgctaaatttgaacatttaaattggaggatactacgaccaacctggcacttcatactcgcgttagcttggctacgagccatacaagaagAGCATAGGAATATTCAAGAAAAGTGtacagaggagtttttatttgtcctccacgagtcgaaccctttgtgcttaatatacaaacagacccgctctgttttcaagcgaagtcatttggagccgcatttccaaacgacacatccaaaattcaacgaaatttacgcaTCTGGAAGGGAAATtaggaaaaaactaaaatagagcagctttcttcttctctttctggacaacaaaggctcatacacatgacaactaatacagctgaacgattaactgaggcatcttttgagatcgcatggattttggctcgggcaaaaaaagaaaaccttttcagactcagaaattgtgaaacactgctttttgtcttcagcagaaatattgttttaaggtaattaagtaattataattattaagataatcctgcttttaattaatttattggttgactacattgcatgttgtatgttttgggtgggatgacagattaataagcagacatgctttttatgactggaaaagaaagtggctctcctattgactttgtcctatcaatgtaaAAAATCATGTAAGAAATAGTGAAGATCAATGTGTTATGTGGTCATAAAAAGCAGCTCAGATAAATATACCTTCACACATCAGTTGTGCGTTCCTCTTGTTAGCAGCCAGGTTGATGCAGATGGAGAGGAGCTCAGCTTCGGTTTCCTCCTCACCGTGCTCATACAGCATTTGCATTAGCTagatacagacacaaagacacataaaaTTTCACTGTGACTTTGAAACTATCAAAGCCTGTATTAATGTTGACGTTAACATTTCATATTCTTTAGGTTAGTTTAAAGTGTCTTTCAGTAGATTATAAATTGTACCTGAGGTATGCAGTCAGTGTAAACAAACATTCCCTTAAAGCGGTCGTCGATGCTGATGTGATACAGGATACGCATG from Cottoperca gobio chromosome 17, fCotGob3.1, whole genome shotgun sequence carries:
- the LOC115022956 gene encoding kinesin-associated protein 3-like; this translates as MFAYVCCHAGDENSRQVAMRILYHISIDDRFKGMFVYTDCIPQLMQMLYEHGEEETEAELLSICINLAANKRNAQLMCEGNGLKMLMKRALKMKDCLLMKMIRNISQHDGLTKPVFIDYVGDLAAEIRAEEEEEWVLECLGTLANLTIPDLDWELVLKEYNLVPYLKDRLKPGSAEDDLILEVVIMIGTVSMDDACAAMLAKSGIIPALIELLNAQQEDDEFVCQIVYVFYQMVFHQATRDVIIKDTQAPAYLIDLMHDKNAEIRKVCDNTLDIIAEYDEEWGRKIQSEKFRFHNNQWLEMVESRQADESEPYLYDNDNDRTDLFYSADGITPAEGSVSPDFFNDLQPQNGDLHHTGDGSDVFDQTSSSPGRPATAYGFRPDEQPFYQYS